A region from the Variovorax paradoxus genome encodes:
- a CDS encoding phosphomannomutase/phosphoglucomutase, producing the protein MQLSASIFKAYDIRGVVPVTLDAEVAEALGRAFGSAARAAGEKTVAVGRDGRLSGPALVEALISGLMATGIEVINVGAVTTPMLYFAAHTLCTSGIQVTGSHNPKDYNGFKMVLAGRAIYGDEIQGLRKVMEEGTARLAPGGSVRKVDVTDAYTKRIVGDIQLARPLKIVVDSGNGIAGATAPAIFRAIGCEVTELFSEVDGDFPNHHPDPSKPENLKDLMAALAEGDAELGLAFDGDGDRLGIVTKDGQNIYPDRQMQLFAQDVLSRVPGGTIVYDVKCSQRLAPAIEAAGGKPLIFKTGHSLIKAKMKEIDSPLGGEMSGHIFFKERWFGFDDGTYAGCRLLEILSKTPNASDTLNALPTSFSTPELNVKCAEGEPHAVVEKLVAGASFAAPAVVSTIDGLRVDWPDGFGLIRASNTTPVLVLRFEGQTDAALKRIEAEMLALLKTVKADATLAEASH; encoded by the coding sequence ATGCAACTCAGTGCGTCGATTTTCAAGGCCTATGACATCCGAGGCGTGGTGCCCGTCACGCTCGATGCCGAGGTCGCGGAAGCGCTCGGCCGGGCCTTCGGCAGCGCCGCCCGCGCCGCCGGTGAAAAGACCGTGGCCGTGGGCCGCGATGGCCGCCTTTCGGGGCCCGCGCTCGTCGAAGCACTGATCAGCGGCCTGATGGCGACCGGCATCGAGGTGATCAACGTGGGCGCGGTGACCACGCCCATGCTCTACTTTGCGGCCCACACGCTGTGCACGAGCGGCATCCAGGTCACGGGCAGCCACAACCCCAAGGACTACAACGGCTTCAAGATGGTGCTGGCAGGGCGCGCCATCTACGGCGACGAGATCCAGGGCCTGCGCAAGGTCATGGAAGAAGGAACCGCCAGGCTGGCGCCCGGCGGCAGCGTGCGCAAGGTCGACGTGACCGACGCCTACACGAAGCGCATCGTTGGCGACATCCAGCTGGCCCGCCCGCTGAAGATCGTGGTCGATTCCGGCAACGGCATTGCGGGCGCCACGGCGCCGGCCATCTTCCGCGCCATCGGCTGCGAAGTGACCGAACTGTTCAGCGAGGTCGACGGCGACTTTCCCAACCACCACCCCGATCCGAGCAAGCCCGAGAACCTCAAGGACCTGATGGCCGCGCTGGCCGAAGGCGACGCCGAACTGGGCCTGGCCTTCGATGGCGACGGCGACCGCCTGGGCATCGTCACGAAAGACGGCCAGAACATCTACCCCGATCGGCAGATGCAGCTCTTTGCACAGGACGTGCTCTCGCGCGTGCCCGGCGGCACCATCGTGTACGACGTGAAGTGCTCGCAGCGCCTGGCGCCGGCCATCGAGGCCGCGGGCGGCAAGCCGCTGATCTTCAAGACCGGCCATTCGCTGATCAAGGCCAAGATGAAGGAAATCGATTCGCCGCTGGGCGGCGAGATGAGCGGCCACATCTTCTTCAAGGAGCGCTGGTTCGGCTTCGACGACGGCACCTATGCGGGCTGCCGCCTGCTCGAGATCCTGAGCAAGACGCCCAATGCGAGCGACACGCTCAACGCCTTGCCCACGAGCTTCTCGACGCCCGAACTCAACGTGAAGTGCGCCGAAGGCGAGCCGCATGCGGTGGTCGAGAAACTCGTCGCAGGCGCGAGCTTCGCGGCACCCGCGGTGGTCTCGACCATCGACGGCTTGCGCGTCGACTGGCCCGACGGCTTTGGCCTGATCCGCGCCTCCAACACCACGCCGGTGCTGGTGCTGCGCTTCGAGGGCCAGACCGATGCGGCGCTCAAGCGCATCGAAGCCGAAATGCTCGCGCTCCTCAAAACCGTCAAAGCCGACGCGACGCTGGCCGAAGCGTCGCACTGA
- a CDS encoding 3-deoxy-D-manno-octulosonic acid transferase — MRSLLLRLYGAFTTVVQPLVRRKLRRRAVAEPGYGVAVEERFGYYDDATTGEGQCWVHAVSLGETRAAAILIEELRRQYPGIPILLTHGTATGREEGAKLLEPGDTQVWQPWDMPGAVQRFLDRFQPRIGVLMETEVWPEMAAACAERRIPLVLANARLNEKSLAAAERLGWLARPAYSALAAVWAQTEADAHRLVSLGAKVAGIYGNLKFDASPDARQLAAAVTLRERLPKPMVVLASSRDGEERMLLDVLRRFGATSPVPPEQGAIRSIAKRVHDVQWMIVPRHPQRFDEVAALIESEGFAVARRSAAGEPSDAEIWLGDSLGEMALYYGLADVALLGGSFEPLGGQNLIEPAACGCPVVMGPSTFNFAEAAQLSLAAGASLRVENMEQAVTAALKLVENPERRAVMAEAALAFSSSNRGAAERTAVAVLAIAQAADPVASEHAPLESEAPRAEPTLD; from the coding sequence GTGCGTTCGCTGCTGCTGCGTCTCTACGGCGCCTTCACCACCGTCGTGCAACCGCTGGTCCGCCGCAAGCTGCGGCGCCGGGCGGTGGCCGAGCCCGGCTACGGCGTGGCCGTCGAGGAGCGCTTCGGCTACTACGACGATGCCACCACCGGCGAGGGCCAGTGCTGGGTGCATGCGGTCTCGCTCGGCGAAACGCGCGCCGCCGCCATCCTGATCGAGGAACTGCGCAGGCAGTATCCGGGCATACCGATCTTGCTGACGCACGGCACGGCCACCGGCCGCGAGGAGGGCGCCAAGCTGCTCGAACCCGGCGACACGCAGGTCTGGCAGCCCTGGGACATGCCGGGCGCGGTGCAGCGTTTTCTCGACCGTTTCCAGCCGCGCATCGGCGTGCTGATGGAAACCGAGGTCTGGCCCGAGATGGCCGCCGCCTGCGCCGAGCGCCGCATCCCGCTGGTGCTGGCCAATGCGCGACTCAACGAAAAATCGCTGGCCGCGGCCGAACGCCTCGGCTGGCTCGCGCGGCCCGCGTATTCGGCGCTGGCCGCCGTGTGGGCGCAGACCGAGGCCGACGCCCATCGGCTGGTGTCGCTGGGCGCCAAGGTGGCCGGCATCTACGGCAACCTCAAGTTCGACGCCTCGCCCGACGCGCGCCAGCTGGCCGCGGCCGTGACGCTGCGCGAGCGGCTGCCCAAGCCGATGGTGGTGCTCGCAAGCTCGCGCGACGGCGAGGAGCGCATGCTGCTCGACGTGCTCAGGCGCTTCGGCGCCACCTCTCCCGTGCCGCCCGAGCAGGGCGCCATCCGCTCGATTGCCAAGCGCGTGCACGACGTGCAGTGGATGATCGTGCCGCGCCATCCGCAGCGCTTCGACGAGGTGGCTGCGCTGATCGAATCCGAAGGCTTTGCCGTGGCGCGCCGCAGCGCCGCGGGCGAGCCCTCCGACGCCGAGATCTGGCTCGGCGATTCGCTCGGCGAAATGGCGCTTTACTACGGCCTGGCCGATGTCGCGCTGCTGGGCGGAAGCTTCGAACCGCTGGGCGGCCAGAACCTGATCGAGCCGGCCGCCTGCGGCTGTCCGGTGGTCATGGGCCCCTCGACCTTCAACTTTGCCGAAGCGGCACAGCTTTCGCTGGCGGCCGGGGCCTCATTGCGCGTCGAGAACATGGAGCAGGCGGTCACCGCGGCGCTCAAGCTGGTCGAGAACCCCGAGCGCCGCGCCGTCATGGCCGAGGCTGCGCTGGCTTTCTCGTCATCGAACCGCGGCGCGGCCGAGCGCACCGCCGTTGCGGTGCTGGCCATCGCGCAGGCCGCGGACCCTGTGGCGTCGGAACACGCGCCGCTCGAAAGCGAAGCGCCGCGCGCCGAACCCACACTCGACTGA
- a CDS encoding TolC family outer membrane protein: protein MPFRPRLLPLSAALASLFATLLALPAQGQTLNELYESARGFDATYQGARAQYDANVARAAQAKAGILPAVGLTAGATRNNLDIDTLTGAGRGTTTPRDFTTQNIGINATQPLYRPANWATYEQGKRQAEIAQAVLTIAEQDLIVRVSQAYFDVLASQDSLALVRAQKVAVAEQLASAKRNFEVGTSTITDTREAQARYDLVIAQEIAAENDLQVKKVVLDQLVGRPGSVPVPLAQPVVLPTALPANIEAWVAQADEAHPAIRQARLGLDVAGLEIRKAEAGHKPTLDANLGYNITRNPDGTSTSTVGTRINAASVGVVFNLPLFAGFATENRIKETLALEDQSRSVLDGTRRSVAQATRAAYLGLVSGAGQVKAFEAAEASSQSALDANRLGYQVGVRINIDVLNSQSQLFQTKRDLAQARYNVLLGNLKLRQANGTLTVDDMNAINATLAKNGSTAAPSLGEQPQAAPSVPVTPPPIPVVPPVPVPPFNPPAPMMPSAPVPPVILNPPVR, encoded by the coding sequence ATGCCTTTCAGGCCCAGGCTTTTGCCTCTTTCCGCAGCGCTCGCAAGTCTCTTTGCCACCCTGCTCGCGCTGCCCGCCCAAGGCCAGACACTGAACGAACTCTACGAATCCGCACGCGGCTTCGACGCCACCTACCAGGGCGCGCGGGCCCAGTACGACGCGAACGTGGCGCGCGCGGCCCAGGCCAAGGCCGGCATCCTTCCCGCCGTGGGGCTCACGGCCGGCGCCACACGCAACAACCTGGACATCGACACGCTCACCGGCGCCGGCCGCGGAACGACCACGCCGCGCGACTTCACCACGCAGAACATCGGCATCAACGCCACGCAGCCGCTCTACCGGCCCGCCAACTGGGCCACCTACGAGCAGGGCAAGCGCCAGGCCGAGATCGCGCAGGCGGTACTCACCATTGCCGAGCAGGACCTGATCGTGCGCGTGAGCCAGGCCTACTTCGACGTGCTCGCGAGCCAGGACAGCCTGGCGCTGGTGCGCGCGCAGAAGGTGGCCGTGGCCGAGCAGCTCGCGTCGGCCAAGCGCAACTTCGAGGTTGGCACCTCCACCATCACCGACACGCGCGAAGCCCAGGCCCGCTACGACCTCGTCATTGCGCAGGAGATCGCCGCCGAGAACGACCTGCAGGTGAAGAAGGTGGTGCTCGACCAGCTGGTCGGCCGCCCTGGCAGCGTGCCGGTGCCGCTGGCGCAGCCGGTGGTGCTGCCCACGGCCCTGCCGGCCAACATCGAAGCCTGGGTGGCGCAGGCCGACGAAGCACACCCGGCCATCCGACAGGCACGGCTCGGGCTCGACGTGGCCGGGCTCGAAATCCGCAAGGCCGAAGCCGGCCACAAGCCCACGCTCGACGCCAACCTGGGCTACAACATCACGCGCAATCCGGACGGCACCAGCACCAGCACCGTGGGCACGCGCATCAACGCCGCCTCCGTGGGGGTGGTGTTCAACCTGCCGCTTTTTGCCGGCTTTGCCACCGAGAACCGCATCAAGGAAACGCTCGCGCTCGAAGACCAGTCGCGCAGCGTGCTCGACGGCACCCGCCGCAGCGTGGCGCAGGCCACGCGCGCCGCCTACCTCGGGCTGGTGTCCGGCGCGGGGCAGGTCAAGGCCTTTGAAGCGGCCGAGGCTTCGAGCCAGAGCGCGCTCGATGCCAACCGGCTCGGCTACCAGGTGGGCGTGCGCATCAACATCGACGTGCTCAATTCGCAGAGCCAGCTGTTCCAGACCAAGCGCGATCTCGCGCAGGCGCGCTACAACGTGCTGCTGGGCAACCTGAAGCTGCGCCAGGCCAACGGCACGCTCACGGTCGACGACATGAACGCGATCAATGCGACGCTGGCAAAGAATGGCAGCACGGCTGCGCCATCGCTCGGCGAGCAGCCGCAAGCCGCGCCTTCGGTGCCGGTCACGCCGCCGCCCATTCCCGTGGTGCCGCCGGTCCCGGTGCCGCCATTCAATCCGCCGGCGCCGATGATGCCGTCGGCACCGGTGCCGCCGGTGATCCTCAATCCGCCAGTGCGCTGA
- a CDS encoding rhodanese-like domain-containing protein: protein MIDQVRPADLAAWFAQNPGAAPVLLDVREPWELQTASVAPQGFTLVAIPMNEIPARLSELEEGQRIACLCHHGARSQRVAAFLSQNGFAELANVAGGIDAWSAQHDPSVPRY, encoded by the coding sequence ATGATCGATCAAGTCCGCCCCGCCGATCTCGCTGCCTGGTTTGCGCAAAACCCCGGCGCGGCGCCCGTGCTGCTCGACGTGCGCGAACCCTGGGAGCTGCAGACGGCGAGCGTCGCGCCCCAGGGCTTCACGCTAGTGGCCATTCCGATGAACGAGATTCCGGCGCGGCTTTCCGAGCTCGAAGAAGGCCAGCGCATTGCGTGCCTCTGCCACCACGGTGCGCGCAGCCAGCGCGTGGCGGCCTTCCTGAGCCAGAACGGCTTTGCCGAGCTGGCCAACGTGGCCGGCGGCATCGACGCCTGGTCCGCACAGCACGATCCCTCCGTGCCGCGCTACTGA
- a CDS encoding protein-L-isoaspartate O-methyltransferase family protein yields MNPTPSLERLRFNMIEQQIRPWDVLDLEILDLLAAIRREDYVPPAHRALAFFDMELPLGDGSVPGQVMLSPKVEARMLQDLHVQKHESVLEIGTGSGFMAALLAHRAAQVLSLEIDPALAARAAETLRQNGVANVEVRNADGAVPLPSGPSFDVIVLSGSVARIPQNLLGSLKVGGRLAAIVGDEPMMRAHFVTRSSESKWDTVQPWDTVAPRLLNFPEPSRFSF; encoded by the coding sequence ATGAACCCCACCCCCTCCCTCGAGCGCCTGCGCTTCAACATGATCGAACAGCAGATCCGGCCCTGGGATGTGCTCGATCTGGAAATTCTCGACCTGCTGGCCGCGATCCGGCGCGAAGACTACGTGCCGCCCGCCCACCGCGCGCTGGCCTTCTTCGACATGGAACTCCCGCTGGGCGACGGCTCCGTTCCCGGCCAGGTGATGCTCTCGCCCAAGGTCGAGGCACGCATGCTGCAGGACCTGCATGTGCAGAAGCACGAGTCGGTGCTCGAGATCGGCACCGGATCGGGCTTCATGGCCGCCCTGCTCGCCCATCGCGCGGCCCAGGTGCTCTCGCTCGAGATCGACCCCGCGCTGGCCGCCCGTGCCGCCGAAACCCTGCGCCAGAACGGCGTGGCCAATGTCGAGGTGCGCAACGCCGACGGCGCCGTGCCGCTGCCGAGCGGCCCGAGCTTCGACGTGATCGTGCTCAGCGGCTCCGTGGCGCGCATTCCGCAGAACCTGCTCGGCTCGCTCAAGGTGGGCGGCCGGCTCGCCGCCATCGTGGGCGATGAACCGATGATGCGCGCCCACTTCGTCACCCGCAGCAGCGAAAGCAAGTGGGACACGGTCCAGCCCTGGGACACCGTGGCGCCCCGGCTGCTCAATTTCCCCGAGCCCTCGCGCTTCTCGTTCTGA
- a CDS encoding TetR/AcrR family transcriptional regulator codes for MPTPRFFADKICPVRTKRERRKEARPGELLAAALDLFVEKGFAATRAEEVAARAGVSKGTLFLYFPSKEELFKAVVVENLGGRFAEWNDEFEAFEGTTADMLRYCMRVWWERVGMTKASGLTKLMMSEGANFPELAEFYRKEVVRPGHTLLRRILQRGIDRGEFAPVDVDHAIYAVVAPMIFLMLWKHSAMICVDGEGSFDPEKYLATQAETVLYGLTRPPGAAA; via the coding sequence ATGCCCACCCCCCGATTCTTTGCCGACAAGATCTGCCCGGTGCGCACCAAGCGCGAGCGCCGCAAGGAGGCGCGTCCGGGCGAACTGCTGGCGGCGGCGCTCGACCTGTTCGTCGAAAAAGGCTTTGCCGCCACCCGTGCCGAGGAAGTGGCGGCGCGCGCGGGCGTCTCCAAGGGCACGCTCTTTCTTTACTTTCCGAGCAAGGAAGAACTCTTCAAGGCCGTGGTGGTCGAGAACCTCGGAGGCCGGTTTGCCGAGTGGAACGACGAGTTCGAGGCCTTCGAGGGCACGACGGCCGACATGCTGCGCTACTGCATGCGCGTCTGGTGGGAGCGCGTGGGCATGACCAAGGCCTCGGGCCTGACCAAGCTCATGATGAGCGAGGGCGCCAATTTTCCCGAACTGGCCGAGTTCTACCGCAAGGAGGTGGTCCGGCCGGGCCACACGCTGCTGCGGCGCATTCTGCAGCGCGGCATCGATCGCGGCGAATTCGCGCCGGTCGACGTCGACCACGCCATCTACGCCGTGGTGGCGCCGATGATCTTCCTGATGCTGTGGAAGCACTCGGCCATGATCTGCGTCGACGGGGAAGGCTCGTTCGACCCCGAAAAATACCTTGCCACGCAGGCCGAGACCGTGCTTTACGGCCTCACGCGGCCGCCCGGAGCCGCGGCATGA
- the msrA gene encoding peptide-methionine (S)-S-oxide reductase MsrA, whose protein sequence is MSSSPSPTETIVLGGGCFWCTEAVFDRVQGVVDVESGYCNGQAVNPSYEQVCTGRTGHAEVVKVEFDPAAISLREILEIFFVVHDPTTPNRQGNDVGTQYRSGIYFTSDAQRQVAEEVIREIEASKTYSAPIVTEVAPLANYSAAEAYHQDYFLNNPNQGYCAFVVGPKVEKFQKTFASRVKA, encoded by the coding sequence ATGTCCTCTTCACCGTCGCCCACTGAAACCATCGTGCTTGGCGGAGGCTGCTTCTGGTGTACCGAAGCCGTGTTCGATCGCGTGCAGGGCGTGGTGGACGTCGAATCGGGCTACTGCAACGGCCAGGCGGTCAACCCCAGCTACGAGCAGGTGTGCACCGGCCGCACCGGGCATGCGGAGGTGGTGAAGGTGGAATTCGACCCCGCGGCCATCAGCCTGCGCGAGATTCTCGAGATCTTCTTCGTGGTGCACGATCCCACGACCCCGAACCGCCAGGGCAACGACGTGGGCACGCAATACCGCAGCGGCATCTATTTCACGAGCGATGCGCAAAGGCAGGTGGCCGAGGAGGTCATCCGCGAGATCGAGGCGAGCAAGACCTACAGCGCCCCCATCGTGACCGAGGTGGCGCCGCTCGCCAACTACTCGGCGGCCGAGGCCTACCACCAGGACTACTTCCTGAACAACCCGAACCAGGGCTACTGCGCCTTCGTGGTCGGCCCCAAGGTCGAGAAGTTCCAGAAGACCTTCGCCTCGCGCGTCAAGGCCTGA
- a CDS encoding TonB-dependent receptor, whose protein sequence is MIPNFRRNAIGAAVLLLASVAAMAQAEPQPVLQAQPAEAAAPALPEIAVTGNPLGASELIAPTTTLSGDRLLMRSESTLGETLNNLPGVSSSYFGPNASRPIIRGLDGDRIRILQNGGGAPDASSLSYDHAVPMDALVTERVEVLRGPSALQYGGSAVGGVVNVIDNRIPSEPINGFGGRADLGFSTGNKEKNGGVLLEGGNDRFALHVDAFSRDSKDVSVPIDLECSKPGSPWRARKICNSANEARGGAVGGTLFFDQGWIGASASTYRSTYGTVAEDDVTIGMKSDRQAIEGEWRPGGFISSIHAKASHTNYRHTEYEGGEAGTTFSNMSNDLRIEARHRKIGNFEGLVGFASESNRFAADGEEAFAPHSRTRSNALFLYEELGTSWGRLSFGARTEKVRVTSLGYPEDPTVTRFAVGERTFNPHSAAVGALVNLTPQWQLTSNLAYTERAPKDYELLANGPHVATAAWEVGNPDLGKEKSTGFDVGAQWKSGANTARVNAYVTQFRNYIGLTASGRALDEEGQVVTDPEATDTLAEYLYSGVRARFTGIEASGTLRLLGTDGFARLADASTLDLEWRGDVVRAKNLDTGEPLPRVAPFRAGATLAYGNGPWSARFGFDYNAAQRHVPSVGARETDAYTLWNASISYRMKVQRANLTWYARIDNITNKLAYSPTSILTTTVYPNAPLPGRSLKVGLRVTF, encoded by the coding sequence ATGATTCCCAATTTCCGTCGCAACGCCATCGGCGCTGCCGTTCTTTTGCTGGCTTCCGTCGCGGCCATGGCCCAGGCCGAGCCCCAGCCGGTACTCCAGGCGCAGCCCGCCGAAGCCGCTGCGCCAGCCCTTCCGGAGATCGCCGTCACCGGCAATCCGCTGGGCGCGAGCGAGCTGATCGCTCCCACCACCACGCTCTCGGGCGACCGGCTCCTGATGCGCTCCGAATCGACGCTCGGCGAGACGCTCAACAACCTGCCCGGCGTGAGCAGCAGCTACTTCGGCCCCAATGCGAGCCGGCCGATCATCCGCGGCCTGGACGGCGACCGCATCCGCATCCTGCAGAACGGCGGCGGCGCGCCCGACGCCTCGTCGCTGAGCTACGACCATGCGGTGCCGATGGACGCGCTGGTCACCGAGCGCGTCGAGGTGCTGCGCGGCCCGTCCGCGCTGCAGTACGGCGGCAGCGCGGTGGGCGGCGTGGTCAACGTGATCGACAACCGCATTCCGAGCGAGCCGATCAACGGCTTCGGCGGCCGCGCCGACCTGGGCTTTTCCACCGGCAACAAGGAGAAGAACGGCGGCGTGCTGCTCGAAGGCGGCAACGACCGCTTCGCGCTGCACGTCGATGCGTTCAGCCGCGACTCCAAGGACGTCTCGGTGCCCATCGACCTGGAATGCAGCAAGCCCGGCTCGCCGTGGCGCGCGCGCAAGATCTGCAATTCGGCCAACGAGGCGCGCGGCGGCGCAGTGGGCGGCACGCTGTTCTTCGACCAGGGCTGGATCGGCGCCTCGGCCAGCACCTACCGCAGCACCTACGGCACCGTGGCCGAGGACGACGTGACCATCGGCATGAAGTCCGACCGCCAGGCGATCGAAGGCGAGTGGCGCCCGGGCGGCTTCATCAGCAGCATCCACGCCAAGGCCAGCCACACCAACTACCGCCACACCGAGTACGAAGGCGGCGAGGCCGGCACCACCTTCTCGAACATGAGCAACGACCTGCGCATCGAGGCGCGCCACCGGAAGATCGGCAACTTCGAAGGCCTGGTCGGCTTTGCGAGCGAAAGCAACCGCTTCGCCGCCGATGGCGAGGAAGCCTTTGCGCCGCACAGCCGCACGCGCTCCAATGCGCTGTTCCTGTACGAGGAACTCGGCACCTCCTGGGGTCGGCTGAGCTTTGGCGCGCGCACCGAGAAGGTCCGCGTCACTTCGCTCGGCTATCCGGAAGATCCGACGGTGACGCGCTTTGCCGTTGGCGAACGCACGTTCAACCCGCACAGCGCGGCCGTGGGCGCGCTGGTCAACCTGACGCCGCAGTGGCAGCTCACCTCGAACCTGGCCTACACCGAGCGGGCACCGAAGGACTACGAACTGCTCGCCAACGGCCCGCACGTGGCAACGGCCGCGTGGGAAGTCGGCAATCCGGACCTCGGCAAGGAAAAGTCGACCGGCTTCGACGTTGGCGCGCAATGGAAGTCGGGCGCCAACACGGCCCGCGTCAACGCCTACGTCACGCAGTTTCGCAACTACATCGGCCTGACGGCATCGGGCCGCGCGCTCGATGAAGAAGGCCAGGTGGTGACCGACCCCGAAGCCACCGACACGCTGGCCGAGTACCTCTACAGCGGCGTGCGCGCGCGCTTCACCGGCATCGAGGCCAGTGGCACCCTGCGCCTGCTGGGCACCGACGGTTTCGCGCGGCTGGCGGACGCCTCGACGCTCGACCTGGAATGGCGCGGCGATGTGGTGCGTGCGAAGAACCTCGACACCGGCGAGCCTCTGCCGCGCGTCGCGCCGTTCCGCGCGGGCGCGACGCTGGCCTACGGCAATGGCCCCTGGAGCGCGCGCTTCGGCTTCGACTACAACGCGGCGCAGCGCCACGTGCCCAGCGTCGGCGCGCGCGAGACCGATGCCTACACGCTGTGGAACGCATCGATTTCCTACCGCATGAAGGTGCAGCGCGCCAACCTCACCTGGTATGCGCGCATCGACAACATCACGAACAAGCTGGCCTACAGCCCGACGTCGATCCTGACGACGACGGTGTACCCGAATGCGCCGCTGCCGGGGCGTTCGCTGAAGGTCGGGTTGCGCGTGACGTTCTGA
- a CDS encoding AEC family transporter: protein MNSFVISSLLPVVLLIAVGYLAGRRRWIGGNAVKDLSNLIFLLLAPALLFRAMSTVHVEELSLKPVAAYFIASGLLFAATLALRGFNRTAAVIALANTYSNTVMIGIALVGLAYGEAGMVVLLTLISLHSLVLLTSATVVLELAVAREHAAVSGEEKRSMAGTVLRALRNAIIHPVPMPIIAGLLFAQTGLAMPEFLDKPIALLGQAFGPVALVMVGITLALTPIGRHWRDAMVQALVKNLLHPLLVAGIGWLLGVRGIPLTVMVVAAALPIGANVFLFSQRYRTSEDLVTASVAVSTVLALATLTLVMTLVQWLP from the coding sequence GTGAACTCTTTCGTCATCTCCTCGCTGCTCCCCGTCGTTCTTCTCATTGCCGTGGGTTACCTCGCGGGCCGGCGCCGCTGGATCGGCGGTAACGCCGTCAAGGACCTGTCGAACCTCATTTTCCTGCTGCTCGCGCCCGCGCTGCTGTTCCGCGCGATGAGCACGGTGCACGTGGAAGAGCTCAGCCTCAAGCCCGTGGCGGCCTACTTCATCGCCTCCGGCCTGCTGTTCGCGGCGACGCTCGCGCTGCGCGGATTCAACCGCACGGCCGCGGTCATCGCGCTGGCCAACACCTACAGCAACACCGTGATGATCGGCATCGCGCTGGTCGGCCTCGCCTACGGAGAGGCGGGCATGGTCGTGCTGCTCACGCTGATCTCGCTGCATTCGCTGGTGCTCCTGACCAGCGCCACGGTCGTGCTCGAACTGGCCGTGGCGCGCGAGCATGCAGCGGTGAGCGGCGAAGAGAAGCGCTCCATGGCGGGCACCGTGCTGCGCGCCCTGCGCAACGCCATCATCCACCCGGTGCCGATGCCGATCATCGCGGGGCTGCTGTTCGCGCAGACCGGGCTCGCGATGCCCGAATTCCTCGACAAGCCGATCGCGTTGCTCGGCCAGGCCTTCGGCCCGGTGGCGCTGGTGATGGTGGGCATCACGCTCGCGCTGACGCCTATCGGGCGGCACTGGCGCGATGCCATGGTGCAGGCACTGGTGAAGAATCTGCTGCATCCGCTGCTGGTGGCCGGCATCGGCTGGCTGCTGGGTGTGCGCGGCATACCGCTCACCGTGATGGTGGTGGCGGCCGCGCTGCCGATCGGCGCCAATGTCTTTCTCTTTTCGCAGCGCTACCGCACATCGGAAGACCTGGTCACGGCCAGCGTCGCGGTGTCGACGGTGCTTGCGCTCGCGACTCTGACGTTGGTCATGACCTTGGTGCAGTGGCTGCCTTGA